In Cryptomeria japonica chromosome 5, Sugi_1.0, whole genome shotgun sequence, the genomic window GGAACATAATAGAAAAGAAATAATTCGCCTGATGAACTGTACAAGTACCAATTAACAGTTGAAATGCATCATGGAGGCAGTTAGTAACCCCTTAGCTTGAAATGATTACCGCCCCTTGAATGCTTTCGGTAACTAAACGTGGCATGCCTGTGAAATCCGACAAAGGAAAACTATTAGATGAGCTCGTACATTCCAGCTGGTTTAGATGCGATTGCAATCATTGGGGTAAAGTATTCCTCTAGCGTGCATGCTTGATAGCTGTGGAATATGGGCACACAGTAGACAATCGATGTGTACTCGGAAATTTGAGGGGAAAAGAATTGGATGCAGTTGGGTGCAAAAGTAAATCAAAAGAATGCTCGTTGGGAGACTCCACTAGAAGATTTCTCCTTTAAGAGGATTTTCGCCTTAAAAGACGTGTCAATTATGGGGCCACGCACTATCAGGCCCGCTTGAGAAGTAACACGCCTGAAACGTTTGATCAAATCAGTCGACGAACTTTTCTCTGACAGGAGCCTCAGATGCCATAGAATTTTCAATTTTCCCCGAGAAAGAAGATGCCAAACCCACTTTAAATCAAACTTGCTCTAAAGGCTGCAGAACGCTAAAGcactttatttattatttatttgttgacTTCATATAGCATGTAGACATATTATAACATTTTGACTTTTTTCCCTTGGATTGCTATTTCAAATACAATAGTTTACAATATGAAAATTATTTCCTACTATTGCACAACAATAACATAAGTGTCCACATTTTAATATAATTACAATAGTAATAGGTAGATCATAGATGTATAAAAATTAGGACAAGAGAATTTCAAGCTGACATCATTGAAATAAATATGACTGTGCATGACTATTGGCCAATAGAAATACagataaataaattttataaaaaattcaaaaatataaaaaaattaaaattttagaaaGAGAACTCAATAGAATTAAATTTTGCATACATATTGATCATATTGTTagaagtaatataaataatcaatgccattaggtttccacaatccattagtttATGAAtatgcttctagatttgattgtgagtttttttgcatcaacgttttggatcacactctctgatccatcatcaggatgatagtaAAGAGCACAAGAAGAAAATAGATAAAATTGCAGACCTGGGCACAATAAAAAGATGTGGGGAGATAAAGAGGGTGTGTCAGCATAGGACAAGAGCCACGTAGCAGCTAGTCTACACCTTAAAATTACAATTAGAATTTGTTTCAAGTTgtattagaaatcatttgaattCTAATTCCCGCAAGCAAATTATACATTGATGTAAACAAATCATTTGCATCCTAAAAGTTGACGTAAACTCACAATATATATTCAAACTTAGCACAAATTAGAAATGGGTAACGGCACTTCGTCCTAATGAAATTAAAACAAAGCAAATACTTAACACTTCAACGTTGAAAATTGAATGAGCAAATACTTTACATTAGCAATATAAAATGGTTATGCAATGTGATTTGTCCTTTTGAAGTGAAAACAATGCAAATAGAGAATACAATATGAGCAAATAAACAAGACTTTATGTTAACAATTTGTCATATTTATTGATTATTATTGATAATTTCTCTACCCTTGTCTTGCTCTTTTCCTGAAGATGGATCATGGAGTTTATCCGAAATGTCTAAGAAAAATACTTACACAGTCAAAACCCGAAGCTATCAATAATATTATGACCTATGAAAATTATATGTCTGCAACTTTATTGATTATTCAGTTGGCTAGTTCACAGCTTGAACAATGAGTAAGGATCAATAACCCATAAACTCCACTTAAATGATTATTAGTACATTAAATGTTTTTTGTATTAAGTACAGCAATTGCTTGTAATGTTTTCATTTACACAGCATCGACACAAAATCATAGAGTATAAATGGAATTCAATTACCTGAGTTTAAAATAGCCCAAATTTGGGAACTACAAAATAATGTACTATTTGTAAAAACAGAAAATTTTACTTTTGATATTTCATGTCAAATATAATGCATATAAATTAACAAAGACGTAAGCATGCCaatttttgaaaattaaatggaaCTTCAAAAAGATCCAGTTTACTTTCACCTAAGAGGGTTTCTGTAAAAAACAAAAAGCTGCCCTAAAATGGTAGGTAGTTTCATCATGAAGAATGATCTATTTTAGGGACAGACTTACATTTTTACCTAAACCTTCCTATGGGTATATCAAAGCATAAATTAAAAGAAAAGCCCTCATTGTGGAttgaaatttaattattaaaaggaGCCTATTCAAAGTGAAATCATAAATTAAATAACCTAActgtaacccaaatccaaaaatgtTCGGTCCACATTTACTCTGTAATTTTCTCTTAAGTGTAAAATGAGCCAAAAAAGAAACTTATGTAAAAATCAAGACCACTCTTTGAACAACTCAGAAAATGGCACAGCAAATGCCACTAGCGGGTGGTGATCAACCAGGATTATTTCTGTATTTTTTTCAACTATAACGCTACTATGGTTTAGGCTAACCTAATAACTACCAATGCTTGCCTACTGCAGTAAAAGTAATCGATTGTTCAATGAAATCTCCCATGTAGACCTTTTACAAACAAGACAAGTTAACTCCACACAATCAAGTCTATAAAGAGTTATATTAATATATGAACATGTCGCACTTTTACAAATAATGGTTAAACAGACAAAAAAGGATGAAATTCTATCATGGAAGCAAGTAATGAACATAAGACTCTAAAATGAGTCAAAATTGAAAGATCGATATCTGCTATGGACATAAGAATATCTTGACATCAACGACCAGCATCAACTGGATCATCTATGAGCAGGTTTGGAGAACAGATATGAAACACATCAATACTTGATTTTCAACATCAACTATCATTTATAAGAATCTGATGGTATAACAAAAACAGCTTATGATTAACCATCATCGTCACATACTGATCTCAAAAACTGCCGTATCAAAACTCAACAGCATATACACACAATGATTGCTAATACAACACCTTCAACTCAATATGAACTCCAGATAAACAATGCACACAAGACTGATATTCCGTGTTAACCTAAACAGACCAGGATAAGATTTGAAGACAATTACTTCCAAGGGAGTATACAAATTTCTTGGGAACAAATAAGGTATTGACTACAGTAAGACTGGACTAGACAATGAAATATATGACAATTACTCACCTTTGAGAAGAAACTCTGTACCATTCATTCAACTTGGCTATTGTTCATAATACACATCGTTTATGTGGTAAGAAAATCCCACACCTTTTCCTTAAAagattttggttcatcttcctcttcatcttcttgtTCTGTTACAACAATATCTTGAGAAATACCCCCCATATCATTATTTCCATCACTCTCTGCACAGAGCTCTCCTGTCTCAGACTGAAAACACAACACTTTTCAGAAGGAATCAAAAAAAGAGTTTAAAAAATTTCTTTGAAAAGCCCAATCACACTGAACAGATACATAGCATAAGTTCAAATAATGTGAGACGTCGTTCTACAAAAAGCTTACTGTCAAAAAGATATATTGGCAGAAGAACACTATTTTATGAAGcaaaacaaaacaatgaaatcAAATGCATTGGATCAGAAAATAGTCTCATGTTTGGTGTTAGGAGTGACAGCTCAAAAAGTAATGAGAAGGCATTTGTATTTTCTATAGATTATAAAACTTTTTTATGTGCCTTACTGTTAGGTAAATAGATTATACTTCAAATAGGTGTGCAATTGATGAAAAGGGCAAAAAAATTGCTCGGAAATGCTTATTTTTAGATTTCCGCATGAACCACATCTCAGAAAGCTCTCTCTGCTCACTCACCCAATTGCTTCTACCTAAAACAGTCTATAATACCCAACAactgtgctttcaggttaaaactTCTGCAATTAAAATGTACCATTTGTTCAGCCAAGAACAGAGAGAAAGCAACACAAAAAGTTTAGACTACCTGATGATATAGAGAATCATTATAATAAAATTTCCTATTTAAAAGTTAAAAACATACCAATATAACCTCAAGTGGAGAAGAAGTCTCTTTGTCAATTTCATTGACTGAAAGTACTCTTGTAAGCTCACATGAATAATCCTCCTGAAATTCCGCTCTGAATTCTTCTTGCAATGTTTGCTGTGATTTCTTCAGATTGTCCCCATTTTCATGAGAAAGCATGGTCTCTTTTTCCTCAGGTTCCTTGCTAACTTCCTTCAAACAATTTTCAGTagaatttgtaaaattattttcttctccatgggaaatgCCCTTGTCTTTGCCCTCAGTCGATGATGTGCGTGTAGCAATCTTACTTGCCCTGCATTTATAAAACTAGATAAACATTATGAGGAATATGTATAAAACAGTAACAAGACCAAAAAAAACTAAATGAAAAAAATCCAGAAAAGCCACAAAACTCAGTCAACACACTTACATGGTAGAATCTCTAAAATTATACCGTTTCCCATTAGATCTGTCCAGTCCAGGACTACAGTTTGGAATTTCCCGTTGTTTTTTTCTTTGCTCTCCACTAGTAGGCTCAGATTGAATTTCAACATCCTCGGTATTTTTTTCAATTGTATCTTGTGAGATATACTCACGACGTCTCTTCCTTCCAAGATGCAAATCCTTTTTGCTATTATCAAGTGATTTTTCTCTTTCTTCATCAATATCCTGAGCAGAAACTGCATGTGCCTGGACTTCTTTTTCACTATTTAGCATAGCATGATTACCCTCTGCCAAGTTCACAGTAGTATTCTGTTGAAATTGGTTCACATTGTCTGATTCACTCTTTTCTCTTTCTGATGTGACTTCAAAAATCCTTTTAACTTCGTCTACAACAGTCCTCACTGATCGAGTTCTTTTGAAAACTCTAAGGCTACCTTTAGTATTCCCTTCATGTTTGTTAATGCCAGAACAGGATGGTTGAGATTCAGTTAGGTTAGCAACTGGTGTCAAGCACTGTTTCAGACCTGTCGGTGCAGGATCTGTCCCTCCTCCAGGGGACTTCTTAAAAATCCGTGAAGTACATTTCTGCAACCATGCCAAGGGGCTGGGAGTATCTGAAGCACTTGCAGTTGATCTGGTAAGATGCGTTTCAGAACAGAAACCATCTGCATTGAATGGTATGCCAGAAATACTCTGTCTACATGCTGCCTGAGAAATACCACCATCAAAATGTCCAGGGGAAATAACTTCATAGTCATTCACAATGGCCTGTGACGGTGGCTGCTCTGAAAGCTTCAAGCTGTCTTCTGTCAttttgagttcatcttttaatttcTTTAGTTGGTCAAGCtgtgcttcaaattcttctctcTCTTTGTGCAGTGATTCTCGTAGTTCCTTAAGCTTCTCTCTTCGGATCTCCATTTCTTCAATATCCTTTTTCATCTCAGACCACTCTCTATCTATGTGCTCCCGGGTTCTAACAATTTCCTGCTTTTCTCTGTCAAGTCTCTGCCTTTCCAGTTTCATTTCTTGAGATTCTTTATTTGACAATTCCTTTTGAGCATTAATATACTGcatttctttttgtttctcttttcgAAACACTAAGTCTCTTACCTGGTAATTTCTCTCTAACTCCTCTTGTCTTTGTTCGATGCTCTTTTCCAGTTCACTTTTTTGCAACTCAATATCACGATACAGATCTGCTCGTTCCCTCAGAAAGTTAGCAAGCAACTCTGCTTCCTCTTGCTTCTTACTATTGGCAAAACTCTCTTTCTCGAGACAGAGAGCTTCTTCCTCATTTTTTATTTGCTCCCTTAACCTTCTCTTTTCTTGTTTCaatctttcttcttcatttttcagcCATTTGGATAttctcttcttctcatcatcaacctTCTCTAACTCCTTCCTCAGTTGCTCTGTTTTCTCATCAAGAATTTCCCACTCtctttcaaatttttccttctcGACTGTCAACACTTCATCTTTCTTCGATAGTTCCTGTTCCTGTTGTCTGAAATTATCAATCTCCTCTTTTAATTTGATTTGTATGATCCGCAGATCATCCCTCTCTTTTTCTGTAAGCTCTAATCTCTCTTGTTCTTTACGGATCTGTTGTCTCTCTTCTTCCAATGCTGCCTTGGACTTTTCAAGAACTTGCTTTGAAATGCTCATTTCATCTCTTTCTATCTCTAGCTTTTTCAAGAGAGTCTCAATTTCTTTTTCCTTAATCTTGCGTGACTTCTCTCTTTCCTTCACATCCCTCAATCTTGCATCTAGTTCTTTACCCTTCTCTTTCAATTTTTCAGCTTTCTTCTCCACTTGTTGTTCTCTTTTGCTTATTTTTTCCTCTCTGCATTGAATTTCAAACTCCCTAACATCTGCTGCATTTCTCTTGTTTTCTAATTCATCATCTACTGCCTTGCGTTGCTGTTTCATTTCTTCTTCAAACAGAGACTTTCTTTCTTCAAGTGCAGCTTGGTGTTCATCAGTTAGCCTTTGAATCTCTTCCTggaattgaccaaaaaagaatgtAAGTTTTAAGGCAGTACATGTTCTAAAGATGTGAAACACATAAGATTCAACATATAGCAGAGTGATAAACAAATGGCAAAAATCTACAGAAAAAGCATTTGAGAAAAACTACTATTCTCTTCCACACTATTCTAGGAATCTAGAAAAATTTCATGCAAAGGTTCTCAAGACACCAAAAAGTCCCCCTGAAACCAAAATTGATGAGTGGAACCAGATCAATGTCAAAGATGATTTGaggaaggagagaccattcaaaaaGGTTAGGAAATCAAATTTAGCTAAGCATTCAAACTCTTCTAAACACCACAAAACCCACTAAAATAATCATATTCATGATTTGAAAAGGTCTAATGGCCTAAGCACATGTCAATCTTGGAAAACTGTCATCCACAAACATAAAGACTAGAACCTAGTGGGAGAAGATAATTAATGTATGGATTAGGTTGTTATAGTTAAATGAGTATGACTAGTAGTTTGTATTTGATATTCTTTCTTGGAGGTACATACCCCTTAGTTTGTACTTTCCTGGAGCTTCTATATATTGACATCTACTCTGCATTCCCAATCATCCTAATGAAGGACCATAAATTTTTATCTGAGACATCAATTTATCAAATTCCTTTATCTGTAAAAATATGTTTTCTATTAACTATGGAATATAGAAGCTTAGAATCTCTAATCATCAATGTGGCAGATCCAAAATATTGGATACTCAACTTTCTAACCACAAAATTTGGTAGAAGTCGCTActccaaatttaaaaaatattttgaaaacaaaCAACTTACTCGTTCTCTAGTTGCAAGCTTTTCTTGCAGTAAAAGTAGTTCTTGCTCTTTCTTATTAATAATAACTTCTTGTTTGACAAGAGCCTGCAAAGAACAGGAAAAATCATAAGCATCTAATTATCCTTTGAACTTTGCTTTATGAAAATGCTAAGCGAAAACAAACCTCCTGACAAGTTGTTAAATCAGCTAATCTGCCTCTCAAGTCAGCTTCCTTCTCTTTTAAGGTTGACTGCTCTTTCTCGATATTCCTTTTTAGGTCCTGCAATTCTTCCTCTATCTGTTTTGTGGCTTCGTTTCTTTCAATGACATACTCTTCCCTTTGGTTGAGGAGTCTCTGGCCATCCAGCAGCCTTTCTTGGCCTTCTTGAAGATTTTTCTCCCACTCTCGCAGGTTTTGCCTCTCAAAAAACAGCTCCTTCTCATGAGCTTCACGCCTTTACAAAAATAAAGGTCTGTGTCAACAATCATATTATAAAACAAATTCCAATGTAAAAGACCAGGTAAAAGACAAACAGACTTGATTTACTGTAAGTCAACCAAGAATGATTGCAGGTAGCTCAATGTGATTGGAAATTTTTTATATGACCCCAAGAGCTTCCttttaaatatacaaaataaaaACTGTTGCACACCAAATATGAGATCTTAACAAACAAAATAGCATATTGAAAACAAAACAAAGGTTACTGCCCAACACAACATGGCATAGCATAAGAAGCTGAGGAATACATCAGACTTAGGCAAAAGTAGCCACAGATTCCTTGATAAGATATAAAATACTATAATTTATATGAGCGTGATCCCAAACAGACATGTGTAGAACAGATTCATAGCTCTGCCAAATATTAAAGAAAAAGTAATGATGACAACAATGTTACACATACTCAGACTTGAATGACTGACGCTGTCTTCGAAGTTCATCTTCACGAGCTTCAACATCTTGTAGCAATCTTTCTGCATCAGCACGCTTACGGTTGGCTTCTGCTTGCAAGGCTTCTCCTGCATGCAACCTTGATTCAGCTGTGAGAGACTTTTCTTCAGTAGAAGCCATCAACTCATGCGCTTTAGCCAGCTTAGTCTCAGATACAAACTTTATTTCAGCAGACTCAGCTCGCATTTCATGTAATGCTTTCTCAAGCTGCAGCCAGTGAACATATCAAATCCTAAGGTTACAAACaatcaaaaatccaaactacaaaatACACAAAGTCCTATTTAGTAGAGCCATGGATGATCAGAAACACCACAAACCCCATACCAAATATGGATTAAAAACCTCCCAGCTTGCTAAAGTAGTGGGAAATAAGAAGTTTATGAAGATTTAAGATGTAAAACATCAGCACACATCTGACAATGCTTTGATGAGTAAGCTTGATAAGGATTCATGGATATAAATAGTGCATGTAGCACATAGCATAGCATTTAGCTTAATTATATTTCTTCTGCTATTTATTTTCTCATGTAATTGCAAATAAACTTCAACTATTGCATATTCCACCTCACCCAGATAGTTATAGTCCTAGTTTTACACATCTTTCAAGTTAGTTTAGTTATCTCAACACTTGTCATGTTACATGACACCTCTGAGGATATTATTAGTTTGGATGTTTGATTAATGCCCATCTCTTTCAAAAGCTTTGTAACCATTATTTCATGATGCAGTTACTATTTGTAACCAGTTTTAGTAAGAATAGAACTAGTTAGAAATAGCAACTATATTGTGAAAATCAAGTTATAAAGTTTTTGGCGTATATATAGAATATCCAAACTAAGAACATGCTCACAGTGTCACTAACACGACAAGTATTGACATGACTCGACCACCCTGAA contains:
- the LOC131050362 gene encoding protein CROWDED NUCLEI 4; this translates as MLSPQQKRWLAPPVSPSTDGKENNKGGSVVEARSPPNGRASPVNENEMWRRLKKVGLDEETLQKKDKAALIAHITKLETEIYDYQYNMGLILLERKELISKYEQLKLTAGEAEGNFKCNQAAHLAAIAEADKREESLRKALGIEKQCVADLEKALHEMRAESAEIKFVSETKLAKAHELMASTEEKSLTAESRLHAGEALQAEANRKRADAERLLQDVEAREDELRRQRQSFKSEREAHEKELFFERQNLREWEKNLQEGQERLLDGQRLLNQREEYVIERNEATKQIEEELQDLKRNIEKEQSTLKEKEADLRGRLADLTTCQEALVKQEVIINKKEQELLLLQEKLATREREEIQRLTDEHQAALEERKSLFEEEMKQQRKAVDDELENKRNAADVREFEIQCREEKISKREQQVEKKAEKLKEKGKELDARLRDVKEREKSRKIKEKEIETLLKKLEIERDEMSISKQVLEKSKAALEEERQQIRKEQERLELTEKERDDLRIIQIKLKEEIDNFRQQEQELSKKDEVLTVEKEKFEREWEILDEKTEQLRKELEKVDDEKKRISKWLKNEEERLKQEKRRLREQIKNEEEALCLEKESFANSKKQEEAELLANFLRERADLYRDIELQKSELEKSIEQRQEELERNYQVRDLVFRKEKQKEMQYINAQKELSNKESQEMKLERQRLDREKQEIVRTREHIDREWSEMKKDIEEMEIRREKLKELRESLHKEREEFEAQLDQLKKLKDELKMTEDSLKLSEQPPSQAIVNDYEVISPGHFDGGISQAACRQSISGIPFNADGFCSETHLTRSTASASDTPSPLAWLQKCTSRIFKKSPGGGTDPAPTGLKQCLTPVANLTESQPSCSGINKHEGNTKGSLRVFKRTRSVRTVVDEVKRIFEVTSEREKSESDNVNQFQQNTTVNLAEGNHAMLNSEKEVQAHAVSAQDIDEEREKSLDNSKKDLHLGRKRRREYISQDTIEKNTEDVEIQSEPTSGEQRKKQREIPNCSPGLDRSNGKRYNFRDSTMASKIATRTSSTEGKDKGISHGEENNFTNSTENCLKEVSKEPEEKETMLSHENGDNLKKSQQTLQEEFRAEFQEDYSCELTRVLSVNEIDKETSSPLEVILSETGELCAESDGNNDMGGISQDIVVTEQEDEEEDEPKSFKEKVWDFLTT